In Akkermansiaceae bacterium, the following are encoded in one genomic region:
- a CDS encoding phosphoglycerate kinase yields the protein MAKLSIRDLDVNGKSVLMRVDFNVPLNAEGEITDDTRIVAALPSIKHLLDGGAKLTLCSHLGRPKGEPDPQFSLRPAALRLAELLGKEVTFADSCVGTDTEAARVALKPGEVILLENTRFHAEEKTNDAVFARILAGGAEIFVNDAFGSAHRAHASTEGVTHHVSQSAMGFLIERELEFLCDKLATPERPFLVIMGGAKVSDKIEVITALLEKADTFIIGGAMAYTFRKAQGHPIGDSLVEADKLDLALDILRLAEEKNTRFLLPADNRVAREFKDGVETKVVSSTGDGIPDGWMGLDIGDAAIAEFCDEAMKAKTIVWNGPMGVFEMASFEAGTKSLAEAVALSDALSIVGGGDSVTAVKKYGLGDKVSFISTGGGASLELLEGKELPGVAALTDI from the coding sequence ATGGCCAAACTAAGTATTCGCGACCTCGACGTCAACGGTAAGTCCGTCCTGATGCGTGTCGATTTTAACGTCCCCCTCAATGCCGAAGGCGAAATCACCGATGACACCCGCATCGTGGCCGCCCTGCCCAGCATCAAGCATCTCCTCGACGGTGGTGCCAAGCTGACCCTCTGCTCCCACCTCGGACGCCCCAAAGGTGAGCCTGACCCGCAGTTCTCCCTCCGCCCCGCAGCACTGCGTTTGGCTGAGTTGTTAGGAAAAGAAGTGACCTTTGCCGACAGCTGTGTAGGCACAGATACCGAAGCCGCCCGCGTGGCCCTCAAGCCCGGTGAAGTGATTCTCCTGGAAAACACCCGCTTTCACGCCGAGGAAAAAACCAACGACGCCGTCTTTGCACGCATCCTTGCCGGTGGCGCGGAAATTTTTGTCAACGACGCCTTTGGTTCCGCCCACCGTGCGCACGCCTCCACCGAAGGGGTGACCCATCACGTTTCCCAGAGCGCCATGGGATTTCTCATCGAGCGCGAGCTTGAATTCCTCTGCGACAAACTCGCAACTCCCGAAAGACCTTTCCTGGTCATCATGGGGGGAGCCAAGGTCAGCGATAAGATCGAGGTCATCACCGCACTTCTCGAAAAAGCCGACACCTTCATCATTGGTGGTGCCATGGCTTACACCTTCCGCAAGGCACAGGGACACCCGATCGGCGATTCTTTGGTGGAAGCCGATAAACTTGACCTGGCTCTCGACATCCTCAGGCTCGCCGAGGAAAAGAACACCCGCTTCCTTCTACCCGCCGACAACCGTGTCGCCCGGGAATTCAAAGACGGTGTGGAAACCAAGGTGGTATCCTCCACCGGCGACGGTATCCCCGACGGCTGGATGGGACTCGACATCGGTGATGCCGCGATCGCTGAATTTTGTGATGAGGCGATGAAGGCGAAAACCATCGTCTGGAACGGCCCCATGGGGGTGTTCGAAATGGCGTCCTTTGAAGCCGGAACCAAATCACTGGCTGAAGCAGTGGCCCTAAGCGACGCCCTCTCCATCGTCGGCGGCGGCGATTCGGTCACGGCTGTGAAAAAATACGGCCTCGGCGACAAAGTCTCCTTCATTTCAACCGGCGGCGGTGCATCCCTCGAGCTTCTCGAAGGCAAAGAACTCCCCGGCGTAGCCGCCCTCACAGATATATAA